A single window of Candidatus Ozemobacteraceae bacterium DNA harbors:
- a CDS encoding MATE family efflux transporter, with translation MIGRFAKGTTAAELWQLAWPLALQAMAFSMLALLDRAMVGQLSEAAIAAVGVGGQVLFFAQTLAGAVASAAAILAAQLRGAKDPDGLTELTGSAFTLMGLIGVAGSAAMMLVAGPACLWLTNGSAAIAVPAASFLRIIAWTFPFVLVMFAVTGIMRALGDTRTPVVTSVAAVVVNTLLNILLINGYAGLPMLGITGAAIATAAAHVAGAWLALRAFGRLEFEGRRFDLRDIRSAGIGMAGRLARLAGPIALDGLFWQAASLMYTRIVGMVGADAMAAYFMYHGVRGLGYIPLGALGTAASIVVGRHLGAGHPGRARMAVGRSTALSLFSALCMGVLGLVAAGPYLALFAVKPLVAAESLRLIRWFTLVLPFEAVIVVYSGTLRAGGDALCVSLITLSTFWFAGIPLAWLLGVKLGMGLIGCFIGMAAESIVKAILFHVRYRSGTWARKLL, from the coding sequence ATGATCGGCCGGTTCGCGAAAGGAACCACGGCCGCGGAGCTGTGGCAGCTTGCCTGGCCGCTCGCCCTGCAGGCGATGGCGTTCTCGATGCTCGCCCTGCTCGACCGGGCGATGGTCGGCCAGCTGTCGGAAGCGGCGATCGCGGCCGTCGGGGTCGGCGGCCAGGTCCTGTTCTTCGCGCAGACGCTCGCCGGCGCCGTCGCATCGGCCGCGGCGATTCTCGCGGCTCAGCTCAGAGGCGCGAAAGATCCCGACGGGCTGACGGAGCTCACAGGCTCTGCGTTCACCCTGATGGGCCTGATCGGAGTCGCCGGAAGCGCGGCCATGATGCTCGTTGCCGGGCCGGCCTGCCTCTGGCTGACGAACGGAAGCGCCGCCATCGCGGTTCCGGCGGCGAGTTTCCTGCGCATCATCGCCTGGACCTTTCCGTTCGTTCTCGTGATGTTCGCCGTGACGGGCATCATGCGGGCGCTCGGCGACACGCGAACCCCGGTCGTGACCTCGGTCGCGGCGGTCGTGGTGAACACCCTGCTGAACATCCTGCTGATCAACGGCTACGCCGGCCTGCCCATGCTCGGCATCACGGGGGCGGCGATCGCGACCGCCGCGGCTCACGTCGCCGGCGCCTGGCTCGCCCTGCGGGCGTTCGGCCGCCTGGAGTTCGAGGGTCGCAGGTTCGACCTTCGCGATATCCGTTCGGCCGGCATCGGCATGGCCGGCCGGCTCGCGCGCCTGGCGGGCCCCATCGCCCTTGACGGCCTCTTCTGGCAGGCCGCATCGCTCATGTACACCCGCATCGTCGGGATGGTCGGCGCGGACGCGATGGCCGCCTACTTCATGTATCACGGCGTGCGGGGCCTGGGATATATCCCGCTCGGGGCCCTGGGAACCGCCGCTTCGATCGTCGTCGGCCGCCATCTCGGCGCCGGACACCCCGGCAGGGCGAGGATGGCGGTCGGCCGCTCGACGGCCCTGTCGCTGTTTTCGGCGCTGTGCATGGGGGTCCTCGGCCTCGTCGCGGCCGGCCCCTACCTGGCGCTGTTCGCCGTCAAGCCGCTGGTCGCGGCCGAGTCGTTGCGGCTGATCCGGTGGTTCACCCTGGTCCTGCCGTTCGAGGCCGTGATCGTCGTCTATTCCGGAACGCTACGGGCCGGCGGGGACGCGCTGTGCGTCAGCCTCATCACGCTCTCCACCTTCTGGTTCGCGGGCATCCCACTCGCCTGGCTCCTTGGCGTGAAACTCGGCATGGGCCTCATCGGCTGTTTCATCGGCATGGCGGCCGAATCTATCGTAAAAGCGATTTTATTTCACGTCCGGTACCGTTCGGGCACCTGGGCGAGAAAACTCCTGTAA
- a CDS encoding iron chelate uptake ABC transporter family permease subunit: MVDQPGFFELIGFFHDALVVSLLTGAILGPVGLFLHLRGSLFLGAALPQFAGFGFVVASVLAIPEWIASSVTIVFFAVAAAFKPLRKFDGMTLEAMIGLGYTAAMGGIVLLLSLTKAEGHAAELLLKGSMLAATCRDTQILSWFGVPLVLLLYLFRRRFYLVSLDPETAGTMGIRVEIYEIVLFAALGMAIMLTLTEAGAMACFGFLLLPPLIALTLCRRVGTLFLASMTIGAVGAISGVCLALKTDLPVGPAMVLALLCLWLAALVFRGVRKPS; this comes from the coding sequence ATGGTTGATCAGCCGGGATTCTTCGAGCTCATCGGTTTCTTTCACGACGCTCTCGTCGTTTCCCTCCTGACCGGAGCCATTCTCGGTCCCGTCGGACTGTTCCTGCACCTGCGCGGGAGCCTGTTTCTCGGTGCGGCGCTGCCGCAGTTCGCCGGTTTCGGTTTCGTCGTCGCATCGGTGCTTGCGATTCCGGAATGGATCGCATCTTCGGTAACGATTGTCTTTTTTGCAGTGGCCGCGGCGTTCAAGCCCCTGCGGAAATTCGACGGGATGACGCTGGAGGCGATGATCGGTCTCGGATATACGGCGGCGATGGGGGGAATCGTCCTGCTGCTCTCGCTGACGAAGGCGGAGGGCCATGCCGCAGAGTTGCTTCTCAAGGGAAGCATGCTTGCCGCCACCTGCCGGGATACGCAGATACTGTCGTGGTTCGGCGTGCCGCTGGTCCTGCTGTTGTATCTTTTCCGACGCCGGTTTTACCTGGTTTCGCTCGATCCCGAGACGGCCGGCACCATGGGCATACGAGTTGAAATATATGAAATAGTATTATTCGCAGCTCTCGGAATGGCGATCATGCTGACGCTGACGGAAGCCGGCGCCATGGCTTGCTTCGGCTTTCTCCTGCTTCCGCCCCTGATCGCACTGACCCTCTGCCGGCGGGTGGGAACGCTGTTCCTGGCTTCGATGACGATCGGGGCGGTCGGCGCGATCAGCGGCGTCTGCCTCGCCCTGAAAACGGATCTTCCCGTCGGCCCGGCGATGGTTCTGGCCCTGCTTTGTCTCTGGCTGGCCGCTCTCGTCTTCCGGGGTGTGCGAAAACCTTCCTGA